From one Meles meles chromosome 18, mMelMel3.1 paternal haplotype, whole genome shotgun sequence genomic stretch:
- the RAI1 gene encoding retinoic acid-induced protein 1 isoform X1, with protein MQSFRERCGFHGKQQTYQQTSQETSRLENYRQPGQAGLSCDRPRLLAKDYYNPQPYPAFEGGAGTPASSARGSKGLASPPSLQGRPAFSGYGVPDSSPYPGRYSGEESLQAWGAPQPPPPQPQPLPGGVGKYDDGLMKKAAVPAGRQYPEQGAQLPFRTHSLHVQPQLPQPQQPLAYPKLQRQKLQNDMASPLPFPQGGPFPQHSQSFPPSSTYSSGGQGTQGGGGGGGQGAHSYKSCTAPSAPPHDRPLTANASLAPGQRVQNLHAYQSGRLGYEQQKQQQQQQQASLQSRHHAQETLHYQNLAKYQHYGPQGAGYCPPDAAVRTPEHYYQTFSPGSGHSPARSVGRSPSYSSTPSPLMPNLENFPYNQQPLGAGAFPAGITDHSHFMPLLNPSPTDATGTVDAQPGNCKAPPKDKLPENLLSDLSLQSLTALTSQVESISTTVQQLLLSKAAVPQKKGKNLVSRTPEQHRSQHCSPEGSGYSAEPAGTPLSEPLSSTPRSTHAEPPEADYLSGSEDPLERGFLYCSQARGSPARVNNNSKAKPESVSTCSVTSPDDMSTKSDDSFQSLHGSLPLDSFSKFVAGERDCPRLLLSALAQEDLASEILGLQEAIGEKAEKAWAEAPGLAKDASKPPPFSLENHSACLDSVGKNAWPRPGEPEALPESLQLDKGGGAKDFSPGLFEDPSVAFAAPDPKKTAGPLSFSAKATLGAATSDPAAAAFDCFPDASTASSADGANPFAWPEENLGDACPRWGLHPSELTKGLEQGGKASDGVGKENAHEASACPGFQEEAPPGEATVPRDSAQEAAGGVKEEVGGLPPCPDVGRADRWLEDGQHRCSAADFGDLPLLPPPGRKEDLEAEEEYSSLCELLGSPEQRPGLPDPLSPKAPLLCTKEGVEDVLDPKTGWGSPCHLSGDSVILLGPTVGAESKVQSWFESSLSHMKPGEEGPDGVLAPGDTAALAPEASLAQKPSKPAVPEAPIAKKEPVPRGKSLRSRRVHRGLPEAEDSPCRAPVLPKDLLLPESCTGPPQGQMEGAGAPGRGASEGLPRMCTRSFTALSEPRTPGPPGLTTTPAPPDKLGGKQRAAFKSGKRVGKPSPKAASSPSNPAALPVASDSSPMGSKTKETDSPCTPGKDQRSMILRSRTKTQEAFHSKRRRPSESRLPSCRATKKLLANNHLPAPFKVSGSPQKEGRASQRARVAKPGAGSKLSDRPLHALKRKSAFLAPVPTKKRNLVLRSGSGGDVKEEGAEDPSPLFKRMASPKKAKPAKGNGEPAVKPPTPETPDTCLKLASRAAFQGAMKTKVLPPRKGRGLKLEAIVQKITSPSLKKFACKVPGAPSGNPLSPSLPEKDRGLKSAGGSPVGAGEGLLNVGPGQKLPAAPGADPLCRNPTNRSLKGKLLNSKKLSSTDCFKTEAFTSPEALLPGGTALAPKKRSRKGRAGALGLPKGPLEKRPHLGPALLLTPRDRANGTQGGSEDSAGGGGKKPKTEELGLASQSPEGRPCQPQTRAQKQPGHTNYSSYSKRKRLTRGRAKNTTSSPCKGRAKRRRQQQVLPLDPAEPEIRLKYISSCKRLRADSRTPAFSPFVRVEKRDAFTTICTVVNSPGEEPKPHRKPSSSASSSSSSCSFSLDATGASLATLPGGSVLQPRPSLPLSSTMHLGPVVSKALSTSCLVCCLCQNPANFKDLGDLCGPYYPEHCLPKKKPKLKEKVRPEGACEEASLPLERTLKDLECAAPAAAGKPPRPEGPADPVKQGSLRTSARGLSRRLQSCYCCDGRGDGGEEAAPTDKSRKHACSKEPPAEPGGDTQEHWVHEACAVWTGGIYLVAGKLFGLQEAMKVAMDMTCSGCQEAGATIGCGHKGCSHTYHYPCASDAGCVFIEENFSLKCPKHKRLPL; from the exons ATGCAGTCTTTCCGAGAAAGGTGTGGTTTCCATGGCAAACAGCAGACCTACCAGCAGACCTCACAGGAGACATCCCGCCTGGAGAATTACAGGCAGCCGGGCCAGGCCGGGCTGAGCTGCGACCGGCCGCGGCTGCTGGCCAAGGACTACTATAACCCGCAGCCCTACCCGGCCTTCGAGGGCGGCGCGGGCACGCCCGCCAGCTCAGCGCGGGGCAGCAAGGGCCTGGCCTCCCCGCCGTCCCTGCAGGGCCGGCCCGCCTTCTCGGGCTACGGTGTGCCGGACAGCAGCCCGTACCCCGGCCGCTACTCCGGCGAGGAGAGCCTGCAGGCCTGGGGGGCCCCCCAGCCGCCGCCCCCGCAGCCGCAGCCCCTGCCCGGGGGCGTGGGCAAATACGACGACGGCTTGATGAAAAAGGCGGCGGTGCCCGCCGGCAGGCAGTACCCAGAGCAGGGTGCGCAGCTGCCCTTCCGGACTCACTCTCTGCACGTCCAGCCGcagctgccccagccccagcagccccTGGCATACCCCAAACTCCAAAGGCAGAAGCTGCAGAACGACATGGCCtcacccctgcccttcccccagggcGGCCCCTTTCCCCAGCACTCGCAGTCTTTCCCCCCTTCCTCCACCTACTCCTCTGGGGGCCAGGGCACGcaggggggcggcggcgggggcgggcagGGGGCCCACTCCTACAAGAGCTGCACCGCGCCGTCCGCGCCACCCCACGACAGGCCGCTGACCGCCAACGCCAGCCTGGCCCCGGGGCAGCGGGTCCAGAACCTTCACGCCTACCAGTCCGGCCGCCTGGGCTAcgagcagcagaagcagcagcagcagcagcagcaggcgtCCCTGCAGAGCCGGCACCATGCCCAGGAAACCCTCCACTACCAAAACCTCGCCAAGTACCAACACTACGGGCCGCAGGGCGCGGGCTACTGCCCGCCGGACGCAGCCGTGCGGACCCCGGAGCACTACTACCAGACCTTCAGCCCCGGCTCTGGCCACTCGCCCGCGCGTTCCGTGGGCCGCTCGCCCTCCTACAGCTCCACCCCGTCGCCGCTGATGCCAAACCTGGAGAACTTTCCCTACAACCAGCAGCCGCTCGGTGCCGGCGCCTTCCCCGCGGGCATCACGGACCACAGCCACTTCATGCCCCTGCTCAATCCCTCCCCGACCGATGCCACCGGCACAGTGGACGCCCAGCCCGGCAACTGCAAGGCGCCGCCGAAGGACAAGCTGCCCGAGAACCTGCTGTCGGACCTCAGCCTACAGAGCCTCACGGCCTTAACCTCGCAGGTGGAGAGCATCTCCACCACGGTCCAGCAGCTGCTGCTCTCCAAGGCCGCCGTGCCGCAGAAGAAGGGCAAGAACCTGGTGTCCAGGACCCCGGAGCAGCACCGGAGCCAACACTGCAGCCCCGAGGGCAGCGGCTACTCGGCCGAGCCGGCGGGCACGCCTCTGTCCGAGCCGCTGAGCAGCACGCCGCGGTCCACGCACGCCGAGCCGCCCGAGGCCGACTACCTGAGCGGCTCCGAGGACCCGCTGGAGCGCGGCTTCCTCTACTGCAGCCAGGCCCGCGGCAGCCCCGCCAGGGTCAACAACAACTCGAAGGCCAAGCCCGAGTCGGTGTCCACCTGCTCGGTGACCTCGCCCGACGACATGTCCACCAAGTCCGACGACTCCTTCCAGAGCCTGCACGGCAGCCTGCCGCTCGACAGCTTCTCCAAGTTCGTGGCGGGCGAGCGGGACTGCCCGCGGCTGCTGCTCAGCGCCCTGGCGCAGGAGGACCTGGCCTCCGAGATCCTCGGGCTGCAGGAGGCCATCGGCGAGAAGGCTGAGAAGGCCTGGGCCGAGGCACCCGGCCTGGCCAAGGACGCCAGCAAGCCTCCTCCCTTCTCGCTGGAGAACCACAGCGCCTGCCTGGACTCCGTGGGCAAGAACGCGTGGCCACGGCCGGGGGAGCCAGAGGCCCTGCCTGAGTCCTTGCAGCTGGACAAGGGTGGCGGCGCCAAGGACTTCAGCCCGGGGCTGTTCGAAGACCCTTCTGTGGCCTTCGCCGCCCCGGACCCCAAGAAGACGGCCGGTCCCCTCTCCTTTAGCGCCAAGGCCACGCTTGGGGCCGCCACGTCGGACCCTGCCGCGGCCGCCTTTGACTGCTTCCCGGACGCGAGCACCGCCAGCTCGGCGGACGGCGCCAACCCCTTTGCCTGGCCCGAAGAGAACCTGGGGGATGCCTGTCCCCGGTGGGGCCTGCACCCCAGCGAGCTCACCAAGGGCCTGGAGCAGGGCGGGAAGGCCTCCGACGGCGTGGGCAAGGAGAATGCCCACGAGGCTTCGGCCTGCCCGGGCTTCCAGGAGGAGGCGCCGCCTGGGGAGGCCACGGTGCCTCGGGACTCCGCGCAGGAGGCGGCGGGCGGGGTGAAGGAGGAGGTGGGCGGGCTGCCTCCGTGCCCCGACGTGGGCAGGGCCGACCGCTGGCTGGAGGACGGCCAGCACCGCTGCTCCGCCGCCGACTTCGGGGACCTGCCCCTGCTGCCGCCGCCCGGCAGGAAGGAGGACCTGGAGGCGGAGGAGGAGTACTCCTCCCTGTGCGAGCTCCTGGGCAGCCCCGAGCAGAGGCCAGGCCTGCCGGACCCGCTGTCGCCGAAGGCCCCCCTGCTGTGCACAAAGGAGGGGGTGGAGGACGTGCTGGACCCCAAGACCGGTTGGGGCTCCCCGTGCCACCTGTCCGGCGACTCTGTCATTCTGCTGGGCCCCACCGTGGGCGCCGAGTCCAAGGTCCAGAGCTGGTTTGAGTCCTCCCTGTCGCACATGAAGCCAGGTGAAGAAGGCCCAGACGGGGTGCTGGCGCCCGGCGACACGGCCGCCCTGGCCCCGGAGGCCTCCCTGGCCCAGAAGCCCAGCAAGCCGGCCGTGCCGGAGGCGCCCATTGCTAAGAAAGAGCCCGTGCCACGCGGCAAGAGCTTGCGGAGCCGGCGGGTGCACCGGGGGCTGCCGGAGGCTGAGGACTCCCCGTGCCGGGCGCCCGTGCTGCCCAAGGACCTCTTGCTCCCGGAATCCTGCACCGGCCCCCCGCAGGGACAGATGGAAGGAGCCGGAGCCCCGGGCCGGGGGGCCTCCGAAGGGCTCCCCAGGATGTGCACACGCTCCTTCACGGCCCTGAGTGAGCCCCGCACGCCTGGACCCCCGGGCCTgaccaccacccccgcccccccggaCAAACTGGGGGGCAAGCAGCGAGCCGCCTTCAAGTCCGGCAAGCGGGTGGGTAAGCCGTCACCCAAGGCGGCCTCCAGCCCCAGTAACCCGGCCGCCCTGCCCGTGGCCTCAGACAGCAGCCCCATGGGCTCCAAGACCAAGGAGACAGACTCGCCCTGCACCCCCGGCAAGGACCAGCGCTCCATGATCCTGCGGTCCCGCACGAAAACCCAGGAGGCGTTCCACTCCAAGCGGCGGCGGCCTTCCGAGAGCCGTCTCCCCAGCTGCCGGGCCACCAAGAAGCTGCTGGCCAACAACCACCTGCCTGCCCCGTTCAAGGTCTCTGGCAGCCCCCAGAAGGAGGGCAGGGCCAGCCAGCGGGCCCGGGTCGCCAAGCCCGGCGCAGGCAGCAAGCTCTCCGACCGGCCCCTCCACGCGCTCAAGAGGAAGTCGGCCTTCCTGGCGCCCGTTCCCACGAAGAAGCGGAACCTGGTTCTGCGGAGCGGCAGCGGGGGGGACGTGAAGGAGGAGGGGGCTGAGGACCCCTCCCCCCTCTTCAAGAGGATGGCTTCGCCCAAGAAGGCCAAGCCCGCCAAGGGCAACGGTGAGCCTGCCGTGAAGCCTCCAACCCCGGAGACCCCTGACACCTGCCTGAAGCTCGCCTCTCGGGCGGCCTTCCAGGGGGCCATGAAGACCAAGGTGCTTCCGCCCCGGAAAGGCAGGGGCCTCAAGCTGGAGGCCATCGTGCAGAAGATCACCTCGCCCAGCCTGAAGAAGTTTGCGTGCAAGGTGCCGGGGGCCCCTTCCGGAAACCCCCTGAGCCCTTCTCTCCCTGAGAAGGACCGTGGGCTCAAGAGTGCGGGGGGCAGCCCGGTTGGGGCAGGAGAAGGTCTCTTAAATGTGGGCCCTGGGCAGAAGCTCCCGGCAGCTCCGGGGGCCGACCCGTTATGCAGAAATCCAACCAACAGATCCTTAAAAGGCAAACTCCTAAACAGTAAGAAACTGTCCTCGACTGACTGTTTCAAAACTGAGGCCTTCACGTCTCCAGAGGCCCTACTGCCCGGCGGCACTGCCCTGGCACCTAAGAAGAGAAGCCGGAAAGGCAGGGCTGGAGCCCTCGGACTCCCCAAAGGTCCCCTGGAGAAGCGGCCCCATCTAGGCCCGGCTCTGCTCCTGACCCCCCGAGACAGGGCCAATGGCACTCAGGGGGGCAGTGAGGACAGCGCTGGTGGGGGAGGCAAGAAGCCAAAGACGGAGGAGCTGGGCCTGGCCTCCCAGTCCCCTGAGGGCCGGCCCTGCCAGCCCCAGACAAGGGCGCAGAAGCAGCCGGGCCACACCAACTACAGCAGCTATTCCAAGCGAAAGCGCCTCACTCGGGGCCGGGCCAAGAACACCACCTCCTCACCCTGTAAGGGACGTGCcaagcggcggcggcagcagcaggtGTTGCCCCTGGACCCCGCCGAGCCTGAAATCCGCCTCAAGTACATTTCCTCGTGCAAGCGGCTTCGAGCAGACAGCCGCACCCCGGCCTTCTCGCCCTTTGTGCGGGTGGAGAAGCGAGACGCATTCACCACCATATGCACTGTGGTCAACTCCCCCGGGGAGGAGCCCAAGCCCCACAGGAAGCcttcctcctccgcctcctcttcctcatcctcaTGCTCGTTCTCCTTGGATGCGACCGGGGCCTCCTTGGCCACGCTCCCTGGAGGCTCTGTCCTGCAGCCAcggccctccctgcccctctcctccaccaTGCATCTGGGGCCCGTGGTCTCCAAGGCCCTGAGTACCTCTTGCCTTGTTTGCTGCCTCTGCCAAAACCCGGCCAACTTCAAGGACCTCGGGGACCTCTGTGGGCCCTACTACCCCGAACACTGCCTCCCCAAAAAGAAGCCAAAACTCAAGGAGAAGGTGCGGCCGGAGGGCGCCTGCGAGGAGGCCTCGCTGCCCCTCGAGAGAACACTCAAAGACCTCGAGTGCGCAGCCCCAGCTGCCGCTGGAAAGCCCCCGCGGCCGGAGGGCCCGGCCGACCCCGTCAAGCAGGGCTCGCTGCGCACCAGCGCCCGGGGCCTGTCCCGGCGCCTGCAGAGTTGCTACTGCTGTGACGGTCGGGGGGACGGTGGCGAGGAGGCGGCCCCCACCGACAAGAGCCGTAAGCACGCGTGCAGCAAGGAGCCACCAGCCGAGCCTGGTGGGGACACCCAGGAACACTGGGTGCACGAGGCCTGCGCCGTGTGGACGGGCGGGATCTACCTGGTAGCCGGGAAGCTCTTTGGGCTACAGGAGGCCATGAAGGTGGCCATGGACATG ACTTGTTCCGGCTGCCAAGAAGCTGGGGCCACCATCGGGTGCGGTCACAAAGGGTGCAGCCACACCTACCATTACCCGTGTGCCAGCGATGCGG GTTGCGTGTTCATCGAAGAGAACTTTTCTTTGAAGTGTCCCAAACATAAG AGGCTGCCGTTGTAA